CGACCGTGCGCTCGAACTGTGCCTCCAGGTCCATACCCCGATGTTACACCTGGACGCGAAATTTGAGGAGAACTGTCACAACGACCGCTTGCGACCTCTCCTCAACCACCAGACCAGCGGGAACAGCACCACCCACAACGTGAGCAGGAACGTGCCGATCGGCAGCAACGCGAGCGTGGCCGTGCGTCCGGCGACCCTGGCCACCTCCGGGTCTGCGGTGTCGTACTCGATCCGCACCAGCTGCCCCGGCTCCAGCCCTTCGGGGTACAGCACGCCCTGCGCCGGGCTGTGCACGGCGCCGTCCTGCGTGGCGAAGCGCACCACCGTGCGCTGGAACGAGACGGACACCACCTCGGCGGTCGCCTTGCCCAGTCGCTTCTCGATCATCAGGTCGTCCCGCCAACACGCCGCCAGCAGAATCACCCCGATCAGGGTCACGACCGCGCCGAAGACCAGCAGCGACCGGCTGACCAGGAGCCGAGCCTTCGGTCGGGCGCCTGTCCGCACTGCGTCGTCCACCACAACTGAGGAGTCTAGGGCGGTCAACGCATCGAATCTCAGGGACGACTCCATACCCTCGAAGCCGTGACCTCAGCTCCAGCCTCGCGGACCCGAGAACGGCTGCGCGCGCACACCAGGCGCGCAGCGGGCTACGACCTGCTGGGCAGGCTGCCGGCTCCGACCGGCGCGCTGAGCTGGGTGCGGGACGGATCGGGCCTGGTCGGGTGGGGTGAGGCGGCCCGCTTCGAGGCGTCCGGGCCGGACCGGTTCGCGGCGGCGGACCGCTGGTGGCGTGAGTTCACCGACGAGCTGGACGTGGAGGACGACCTCGGCGTGCCGGGCACGGGCCCGGTGGCGTTCCTGAGCATGGCGTTCTCCGACCGGCCGGGGCACTCGGTGCTGGTGGTGCCGGAGGTCGTGGTCGGCCGCCGCAACGGGCGCAGCTGGACCACCACGATCGGCTCCGGCGGCCGGCGGCGGGTGGAGCCGGTGCGCAGGCCGTCCGAGGTGCTGTACTCCGACGGGCAGGTGTCGGTCACGGGCTACCGCGAGGCCGTGCGCACCGCCGTCGAGCGGATGCGGGCCGGTGACCTGGAGAAAGTCGTCCTCGCGCACGACCTGCTGGCGGTCGCGGACGTCGGGATCGACCACCGTTTCGTGCTCGAAGGCCTGGCCCGCCGTTACCCGGAGTGCTGGGTGTACGCCGTGGACGGCCTGATCGGCGCCACCCCGGAGCTGCTGCTGCGGCGAAGCGGGTCGGTGGTCGACTCACGCGTGCTCGCGGGCACGACGTGGCCGCACGACGGGATGTCCGACGACGAGCTGGCCGCCGCGCTGCTGTCGTCCGGCAAGAACCTCGGCGAGCACGAGTACGCGGTGACGTCGCTGGTGGAGACGCTGCGGCCGTTCTGCTCGACCATGTCGGTGGACGGCCCGTCGGTGCTGCGGCTGCCGAACGTCTCGCACCTGTCCAGCGACGTGATCGGGACGCTCAACGGCACGCCGTCCCTGCTCGCGCTGGGTGAGGCGCTGCACCCCACGGCCGCCGTCGGAGGCACACCGCGCGCGGAAGCCATCGCCATGATCGACGAGCTGGAGGGCATGGACCGGGGCCGCTACGCCGGTCCGGTCGGCTGGATCGACGGCAACGGCGACGGCGAGCTGGGCATCGCGCTGCGGTGCGCGCAGGTGGAGGGCCGCACGGCCCGCCTGTACGCCGGCTGCGGCCTGGTCGCCGAGTCCGATCCGGACTCCGAGGTGCGGGAGGCGCACGCCAAGATGCTGCCGTTCCGGGAAGCCCTCGAAGGCATGTGACCCACGGACGAAGACAGGGCCGCCCCTGGTGAGGGACGGCCCCGTGTTCTGCGTTGTAGCCAGTCGCACCTAGTGGTGGTGACCCGCGAGCAGCTCGTGCGTCTCCTGGATCTTCTGGAACGACTTCGGCTCGGTCAGCGTCGCGGCGCTCGCGGCGAACCCGGCCGCTCCCGGCGCGGCAGCCGGCTTGACCGGCGTGTACAGCCAGGTCTGGAACAGCTCGTCCAGCTGCTTGCCGGAGAGCTTCTCGGCGAACGCGATGAACTCCTCCGTCGTCGCGTTGCCGTTGCGCTTCTCGCTCGGCCACTGCTTGAGCAGGGTGAAGAACGCTTCGTCGCCGATCTCGCCGCGCAACGCGTGCACGGTCAGCGCGCCACGGTCGTACACGGCGCCGTGGAACTGGTTCGGCGCACCCGGGTCACCGGGCAGGACCTGCCAGAACGGGCTGTCGGCCGGGTACATGTTGTAGATGTAGTCCGAGTTCTCCTGGACCGTGCCCTCGCCGACGTGCTCCGACCACAGCCACTCCGCGTAGCTCGCGAAGCCCTCGTTCAGCCAGATGTCCTTCCAGCCCTGCACGGACACCGAGTCGCCGAACCACTGGTGCGCCACCTCGTGCGCCACGACGTAGGTGTTCGCGCCACGGCGGAAGAACGCGGTGTCGTACGTCGACCGGGTCTGGTTCTCCAGCGCGAAGCCGATGCCCGGCGTCACCACGCCGCCCTGCGCCTCGAACGGGTAAGGCCCGAACTGCGTCTCCAGGAACTCCGTCATCTCGGGCGTGCGCTCGATGCTCGCCACCGACGCGTTGTAGTCCGCGCCGAGCCGCTCCGAGTACGCGTTCAGCACCGGCTGGCCGTTCGGCGCGGTCGACTGGCGGATCTCGAACTGGCCGATCGCGATGAACGCCAGGTACGTCGCCTGCGGCTGCAAGCTGCGGTAACGCCACCGGGTCCAGCCGTTGATCTGCTGCGCGGTGCCGTTGAAGATGCCGTTGGAGATCACCTCGACGCCGGTCGGCACGGCCACCGACACGTCGAACCTGGCCTTGTCGGTCGGGTGGTTGTTGCTCGGGAACCACCACGGCGCGATGTCCGGCTGGTCGATCGCGAGCGCGCCGTCCGGGGTGCGCTTCCACGACGTGTAGCCGTCCACGGCGTAGGCGGAGGGCGTGTCGGAGTAGGTGACCACGATGGTCATGTGCGCGCCCTTGTGGAGGGTGCCGCGCGGGTCGACCACGAGTTCGCCGCCGGACTGCGAGAACTGGGCGACCTTGTTGTTGACCCGGACCGAGCTGACCTTCAGCAGGAAGTCGAGGTTGAACCGGCTCAGGTTCTGGGTGGACTTGGCCAGGATCGTCGTGGTGCCGGAGAGGTTGTCGTTCGCCGGCTGGTAGTTGAGCCTGATGTCGTAGTGCGACACGTCGTACCCGCCGTTGCCCGCGTTCGGGTAGTACGGGTCGCCGATGCCCGGTGCGCCCGGTTCGGCCGCCGTCGCCGTGCCGGCGAGCAGGAGCAGGGACGCCGCGGTGGCGGTACCGAGGGTCAGCTTGGCTCTCAGGGACATGCGGCGAAACTAGTCCGGCCCCCTGACGGTCTGTACCCCCGTCAGTAGGATTCCTCCGACTAGTGGAATGTGCTTGACACAGCGCCCTTCAACCGGGTGTGCAGATCGCGCAATTCGTTCCGCTCCGCCCGGATTTCCACCACCCTGATGCCCTCCGGCCGACCGAGTGCCCGCCGGAACTCGTCCGGTGTCCGGGCCAGGGTGTGCGGCACGTGGTGGGCGTTGCACAGCGCCTCCAGGTCGACGCCGTGCGGTGTGCCGAAGACGCGTTCGAAGGCGACCTCGTGCTCCTTCGCGCCCTGCTCCAGCAACGTGAAGATGCCGCCGCCGTCGTCGTTGAGGACGACGACCGTCAGGTCGGGCCGCGGCTCGTGCGGGCCGACGATCAGGCCGTTCGCGTCGTGCAGGAACGTCAGGTCGCCGATCAGGGCGTAGGTGGGGCCCTGGGCGAGCGCGATGCCGGCGGCGGTGGACACGCTGCCGTCTATGCCCGCCACGCCCCGGTTCGCGTAGGTCTGGATGTCGCGGCGCGGCGCGGCGACCAGGTCGACGTCCCGGATCGGGTTGGACGAGCCGAGGAACAGGTTCGCGCCCGACGGCAACGCGGCGACCAGGTCTCGGGCCACGTGCAGGCCGGTCGGCCAGGGCTCTTTCGCCAGGACGCCGTCCACCACGTCCGCGACGGCCTTGTCGGCGTGCTGCCAGGCGGTGAGCCAGTCGTCGTCCACCTCGTGCTCGCCCAGGGCCAGGTCGGTGGACGTGTGCGTGGCGGTGAACTGCGGGTCCGGCCAGTCGAGGTCGTCGGAGAGGGCGTGCACCACCGGTGTTCGGGCGATGAGCTTCAGCACGCCCCGGGAGAGGGTCGCCCGACCCACCACCACGACGGCCTGCGGCCTGAGGTGGTCGGGGAGTTCGCCCGCGTTGAGCAGGAGGCCGCCGTGGCGCAGGCCGTGGCCGGTGGGTTCGGCGGCCACCGGCCAGCCCGCGCGTTCGGCCAGTTCGGTGAGGTCGTGATCGGAGTCGCCGACGATCACCAGGGTGCGCGGGCCGAGGTGGTCGGCCGGGTGCAGGGAAGTGGTGGTGCGCGGGATGACGCGCGTCCACGGCATGTCGAACGGGCGGCCGTCCAGGGCCTCCGGCCAGTCGTCGGCCCGGTCGGGCACCAGTGGCTCGCGGAACGGCACGTTGACGTGCACCGGTCCCTGCTCGCGGGCGGTGGCGACGGCGCGGCAGATCAGGGAGCGCCACATGCCGTTCTGGTTCTCCCGGCACTCGGCGATGGGGAACTGGAGCGTGTCCATGCCGAAGATGCGCTGCTGGTCGACGGTCTGGCTGGCGCCCGTGCGGTAGAGCTCGACCGGGCGGTCCGCGGTGAGGGCGATGACCGGGACGCCCGCGTGCCTCGCTTCCAGCATCGCGGGGTGCAGGTTCGCCACGGCGGTGCCGGAGGTGCAGGTGACGGCGGTGACCTCGTTGCCGCCCTTGGCCAGGCCGAGGGCGAGGAAACCGGCGGTGCGCTCGTCGATGCGGACGTGCAGGGTGAGGCGTCCGGCCGCGGCGGCCTCGTGCAGGGCGAAGGACAGCGGGGCGTTGCGCGATCCGGGGCTCAGCACGACGTGCCGCACGTCGTTGCGGATCAGCTCGTCGACAAGCACCGTGGCCTGCGCGGTGGACGGGTTCACCGGGTCATTGTGGCGCAGTGCCCGATCAGGTGTTTCGCCTTGCTGAGCGAACACGTGTTCGGGTGATCGGAATCGAGCTCCCCGACCAGCGCCGACCCGTCCTTCCCGACCCGCCGGCAACCGGGCCGGCCCTCAGCTTCACCGCAGGCATATTGTCCGTGCGTGGCAGATCAGGACGTTTCCGAGCTGTTCGACCCCACCCGCTGGAAGCTGGTCGAGGGCTTCGACTTCACCGACATCACCTACCACCGCGCGGTCGACCAGGGCACGGTCCGCATCGCGTTCGACCGGCCCGACGTGCGCAACGCGTTCCGCCCGCACACGGTCGACGAGCTGTACCGCGCGCTGGACCACGCCAGGATGAGCTCGGACGTCGGGTGCGTCCTGCTCACCGGCAACGGCCCGTCGACGCGGGACGGCGGCTGGGCGTTCTGCTCCGGCGGCGACCAGCGGATCCGGGGGCGCAGCGGGTACCAGTACGCGTCGGGCGAGACGGTGGACACCGTCGACCCGGGGCGCGCGGGCAGGCTGCACATCCTGGAGTGCCAGCGGCTGATCCGGTTCATGCCGAAGGTCGTGATCGCGGTGGTGCCGGGGTGGGCGGCCGGCGGCGGCCACAGCCTGCACGTCGTGTGCGACCTGACGTTGGCGAGCGAGGAGCACGCGAAGTTCAAGCAGACCGACGCCGACGTCGGCAGCTTCGACGGCGGCTACGGCTCGGCGTACCTGGCGCGTCAGGTGGGCCAGAAGTTCGCCCGCGAGATCTTCTTCCTCGGCCGGACCTACAGCGCGGAGGACATGTTCAAGATGGGCGCGGTCAACGCCGTGGTGCCGCACGCCGAGTTGGAGGCGACGGCGCTGGAGTGGGCGAAGGAGATCAACGGCAAGTCGCCCACGGCGCAACGGATGCTGAAGTACGCGTTCAACCTGATCGACGACGGCCTGGTCGGCCAGCAGATCTTCGCCGGTGAGACCACCCGGCTCGCGTACATGACGGACGAGGCGGTGGAGGGCCGGGACGCCTTCCTCCAGAAGCGCCCGCCGGACTGGTCCGACTACCCCTACTACTACTGACCGCCATGATCACCGTCGATCGACTACGCGCAGCGCTCTCCGGTGGACCCGTGTCTGCGGCTCACCCCGATCTCCCGCTCCCGCCCCTCCAGGGGTGGGAAACCGAAGCGGCGCTTGCCGTTCCGACTTCGGGGTCCACCGGTGAGCCGAAGACCGTCCTGCTGAGCGCCGAAGCCCTCACCGCGTCCGCCGAACTGACGCACGCCCGTCTCGGCGGCCCCGGCACGTGGCTGCTCGCCCTCCCCACCACGCACATCGCCGGCGTCCAGGTGCTCGTCCGCTCACTCGTGGCCGGCGCCGAACCGGGCGTGATGGACCTCGCCACCGGCTTCCGCGCCTCCGGCTTCGCCACCGCAGCCGACGCCGTCCTCACCGCACCAGGCCGCCACTACACCGCCCTCGTGCCCACGCAGCTGGCCCGCCTGGTCGCCATCGACGGCCCAGGGCTGGCCGCGATCCGGGAGTTCGACGCCGTCCTCATCGGCGGCGCCGCCACTCCGCCCTCCCTCCTCGAACGCTCCCGCCGACTCGGCGTCCGGGTCGTCACCACGTACGGCATGAGCGAGACGTCCGGCGGCTGCGTGTACGACGGTCTGCCGCTCGACGGCGTGCACGTCCGGCTGGTCGACGGCCGGGTCGAGATCAGCGGCCCGGTGCTAGCCCTCGGCTACCAGGGCGGCGAGCGGTTCGGGGCGTGGTTCCGGACCGGTGACCTGGGCCAGGTCCGGCCCGACGGCACGCTGGAGGTGCTCGGCCGCGCCGACGACGTGATCATCAGCGGTGGGGAGAACATCGCTCCCGCCCGGGTCGAACGCGCGCTCACCGCCCAGGCCGGGGTGCGCGAGGCGTGCGTCGTGGGGTTGGCCGACCCGGAATGGGGCCAAGTCGTGGCCGCGGCCGTGGTGCCGGACGATCCCGCCTCGCCACCCGACGCGGACGAGCTGTGCGCGGCGGTCGGCGAGGCAATCGGTCGGTTCGCCATGCCGAAGCGACTCATCTTCGTGCTTGAGCTGCCCCAACGTGGTCCCGGCAAGGTGGACAGGAGGGCGGTCGCTAACACATTTGGGTGAGTTTCTGTCTTGTTAGCCGCCTTGTTGGTTGACAGCTAACTACTCCGGGCGATTGGCTCGGCACGCCGTGACACGCGGCCCTGCCGCGGTTCCCCCCGCACCGCGTGTCCGGACGAGGAGTGCTGCGATGACCAGGCGCTACCTGCTACCGCTCGCCGTCGCCACCGTCCTGACCGCCGGTCTGGCGGCGCCCGCCGCCGCCGAGGGTGACCGCGAGTGGACGGCCGACCTCTCCACGGTGAACGCCGACGACAACGGCGTCACCTCCCACCACGGCACGGTGCGCCTCGACCGCGCCGCGCCGACACCCGCCAGCGCGCGGGCCGCTGTGCGCACCGGGTTCCTGCAACTCGACCCGCGCACGTTCGACTCCCCCGTCAACGCCGTCGCCGCGACCGTGAAGAGCCACGTCCCCGCCGGCGCCGAACTCGCCGTGGACGTCCGCGGCGCGCTCGGCGACGACCAGTGGACCGAGTGGGTCGAGGCACGTCCGGAGGCCCCGGCCGTCCTGCCGACCGCGGTCACGACCGTGCAGGTCCGGCTGGCGCTGACGGCCGAGAAGGCCACCCCTGAGGTCAGCCGGGTCGACCTCAGGGCGTTCACCGCGCCGAAGACCGCCGACGTCGAAGCACAGGCGGCGGGCCGGTCCTACCGGATCTACGCGACCCGTGAAGGCCTTGTCGGCGGCACCACGGCCAACGGCCACGTGATCGTGAGCCGCGACCACTTCGTCGCCCTGCCGTCCCGCCGCGGCCTGTCCGCCAAGGGCACCGGCACGTACAGCGTGCGGGTGTGCGCGGCGAACGGCCGCTGCGAGTGGGCGCCGGTGTGGGACGTCGGCCCCTGGAACACGAAGGACGACTACTGGAACCCGTCGTCCACCCGTGAGATGTGGAAGGACCTGCCGCAGGGCAAGCCGGAAGCCCAGGCCGCGTACCAGGACGGCTACAACGGCGGTCGGGACCAGTTCGGCCGAGTCGTCGCCAACCCGGCGGGCATCGACCTCGCCGACGGCACGTTCTGGGACGGCCTGAAGCTGACCGACAACGCGTGGGTCACCGTCACCTACTCGTGGACCGGCTCGGGCCCGGCCGGGTACGTCCGCACGTCGGGCGACCCGCTTAACGTCCGCAGCGGCGCCACCTCGACGGCCACGCAGGTCGGCCTGGCCGCGAACTACGCCCAGGTGCGGGTCGAGTGCCAGGTCACCGGGCAGACGGTGACGGGCTCGCAGGGCACGTCCAACATCTGGTTCCGGATCGCGACGGGCAAGTACGTCGCCAGGGCGTACGTGTCGGGCGTCACGGGCGCCGGCGCCTGCTGATCAACCCGCGCTGAACAGGAGCACCCGGGAGCGGGTCCCCGATGACCATGTCGGAGGATGTCGGACATGGCCACAGTCGCCCAGTGGGTATCGGGGACCCGCCCCCGCACGCTGCCGAACTCGATCGCGCCGGTCCTGGTCGGCGCGGGCGCGGCGCACCACATCGACGGCTTCAACCTGACCTGGTCGCTGCTGGCGCTGGCGGTGGCGGTGGCACTCCAGGTGGGCGTCAACTACGCCAACGACTACTCCGACGGCATCCGCGGCACCGACGCCAACCGCGTCGGCCCGTTCCGGCTGGTCGGCTCGGGTGCGGCCAACCCCAAGTCGGTGCGCACGGCGGCGTTCGCGGCCCTGGGCGTGGCCTCGGTGACCGGCCTGGTGCTGATCGTCCTGTCCGGCCGCTACTGGATGGTGGCGTTCGGCGCGGTGTGCGTGGCCGCGGCGTGGTTCTACACCGGTGGCCGAAAGCCTTACGGTTACTCGGGTTTCGGCGAGCTGGCCGTGTTCCTGTTCTTCGGGCCGGCGGCGGTGCTCGGCACGCTGTACGTGCAGACCGGCGAGATCACCGGGATAGGGATCGGCGGCGCGATCGCGATGGGCGCCTTCTCCACCGGCGTGATGATCGCGAACAGCCTGCGCGACATCCCGACCGACATCCAAGCGGGCAAGCGCACGTTGGCGACCACGTTGGGGGACAAGGACTCCCGCCGCCTCTACGTGGCCCTGATCGCGATCCCGTTCCTGATCACGCCGGTGCTCGGGCTGCGCGTCCCGCTGGCCCTGATCGGCTTGCTGGCGCTGCCCCTGGCGATCCTCGGCGCCCGCCACGTCGTCATGGGCCGCAAGGGCCACGACCTGATCCCCGTGCTGCGCGACACCGGCCTGGCCATGCTCGTCTGGGGCATCGCCGTCCCCGCCGCGCTGTTCCTGGCCTGACGCTCAGCGCACGTTGCCCGCACGCAGCCAGGCGATGTACTCGGTGACGGCGCGTTCGGTGTCGTAGGCGGGCTGGTAGCCGGTGTCCTGGTGGATGCGGGTGATGTCGAGGTAGCTCGCCCGGCCCGTCCCGCCGGTGGGCAGGTCGACCCGCGCGTCCGGGACCACCTTCTTGATCGCGGCGATGATCTCGGCGTTGGACGTCGCACGACCGGCGGCGACGTTGTACGTGCGGTGGTTGAGCCGGTCCGCGAGCTGCAAGAGCGCGATGGCCCGGCCGCAGTCCTTCACGTAACACAGGTCGACCGCGTCCTCCGCGTACGCGCGCCCGTGAAGTGGGGAGAGGTCCGGCTTCGCGCCGTGGGCGGCAGCGTGGATCAGGGCGGGAGCGGCGAAGAACAACGCGCCGTGCGGCTCGCCCGGACCCCAGATGCCGGAGATGCGGTAGTCGACGACCTCGATGCCGGTGGCGGCGGCCAGGTGTTCGTTGAGCAGTTCGCCGATCTTCTTGAACCTCGGGATCAGGTGGGGTGACGTCATCGGCAACGGCATGTCTTCACGCAGCGCGCCCTCGGCGGCGACGCCCGAGTAGACGCCGATCGTGCTCGCGACGCCGACACGCGACACGCCCCAGGTCTGAGCGGCCTGGAAGATGTTGAGCAGCCCGCCGATCGCCTTGCGGGTGGCCTCCACGGGCTCGTCGGCGTTCGGCGGCCAGGGCATCGACCCCGCGAGGTGCACGATGCCGGTGATCTTGTGCCGGGTGCCGACGTCGAGCAACGCCGTCAGGTCGGTGATGTCGGCCTGTTCCACCGCCACCCGTTCGTCGGCGAGGTCGGCCGGCGCCTCTGCGGTCCGGCGTTGGACCAGCACACAGCCCTCGCCCATGTCCAGCAGCGCCCGCACGGTGTGGGAGCCGATGAAGCCCAGACCTCCGGTGACCAGGATCATCGTCGCACCTTCCTGTCGTTTGACTGATTATCAGTCCTACTGACGATCAGGCTAGCGATAGGATTGTCGGGTGGCAAGGGAAGACGGGCCAGGCCCGGAGTTGCGCCGGAACCTCGTGTACCTGCTCAAGCACGCGCACTTCCGGATGGCCGAGCTGACCGCGAGGGCGTTGACGCCGTACGGCATCGAGGGGCGCGAGTTGGGCGTGCTGCTGACCCTCGCCGGCGGTGAGCCGATGTCCCAGCAGCAGGCCGCACAGCGGCTCGGCATCGACCGCACGACGATGGTCGCGCTGCTGGACGCGTTGGAGGGCAAGGGCCTGGTGTCACGTCATCCGGACGCGGAGGACCGGCGGCGCAACGTGGTCGAGCTGACCGATGTCGGGAAGGACACCCTCCGCCGGGCGACCGAGGCCACCGACGAGGCCGAACGCGCGTTCCTCGCGTCACTCCACCCGCAGGCCGCCCAGCAGCTGCGGGACTCGTTGCGGACGATCGTGACGCAGCCGGACTAGAGACCGGCTACCAGGCGTCCTCGGTGAACGACATCGGTTCCTCGTCGTCACGCGGCTTGGGTTTGGGTGGCTCCACGCGGCGTTCTTCGCCACGGCACAGGGCGGCGAGCGTCACGCGGTCCGCTTCCAGGGCCGCTTTCACGCCACGGTCTTCGGCGGCCTCGCCCATCAGCACCTGACGCCAGCTCAGGTAGCCGCCCGCGATCCGCCGTTGCAACGCCTGGAGTTCCGGTGACGCCTCGTTGGACTTGGCGAACTGCATCACCCGCCGCACGTCCTCGGCCGACGGCTCGCGCTGCGGGTAACGCAGCTTCGCCGCCTCGCGCATCGCCTTCTCGGCGTCGGCGACCGACCTCGCCAGCACGTCCTCGGCCGTGAGCACCTCCGCCGTCCGCCACGCGCTCACCGCAAACCCCCTCCTGCACACCGATCACGCTGGGACGCACGACGCCCGCCGTGCGTTCCCGCACTACCCGAATCAACCGGACCAGTTGCCAGTGGACCGGAATCGGGTCAACGTGGCCAGGTGCGGCTCCAGGTCCATGTCCTGCGCGGCCACCCACGAGTCGTCGTAGTAAGTGTGCCCGTACCGCTCGCCGCCGTCACACAACAACGTGACAACGCTGCCGTGCAACCGGGACGCCCGCATCTCCGCGATCAACTGGAACGCGCCCCACAGGTTCGTGCCGGTCGACCCGCCGACCCGCCGACCCAGCACGTCCTCGACGTGCCGGATCGTCGCCACCGACGCCGCGTCCGGCACCTTGATCATCCGGTCGATGACGTTGCCGATGAACGACGGCTCCACCCGCGGTCGGCCGATGCCCTCGATGCGCGAGCCCCGCGTCCCCGTCAGCGCGGGATTGCCGTCACACCAGGCGTCGAAGAACACCGAGTGCTCCGGATCCACCACGGCCAACCGGGTCCGCAGCTTCCGGTAGTGGATGTACCGGCCGATGGTGGCGCTGGTGCCACCCGTGCCCGCCCCGACCACGACCCACTCGGGCTCCGGCGCGGCCTCCAACGACATCTGTTGGAAAACCGACTCGGCGATGTTGTTGTTGCCACGCCAGTCCGTCGCCCGCTCGGCGTGGGTGAACTGGTCCATGAAGTGCCCGCCGAGGTCCGCCGCGAGCCGCCGGGACTCGTCGTAGATCGCGCCCGGCTCGTCCACGAAGTGGCAGCGGCCGTCCTGGCGCTCGATCAG
This is a stretch of genomic DNA from Saccharothrix ecbatanensis. It encodes these proteins:
- a CDS encoding NAD-dependent epimerase/dehydratase family protein, which translates into the protein MILVTGGLGFIGSHTVRALLDMGEGCVLVQRRTAEAPADLADERVAVEQADITDLTALLDVGTRHKITGIVHLAGSMPWPPNADEPVEATRKAIGGLLNIFQAAQTWGVSRVGVASTIGVYSGVAAEGALREDMPLPMTSPHLIPRFKKIGELLNEHLAAATGIEVVDYRISGIWGPGEPHGALFFAAPALIHAAAHGAKPDLSPLHGRAYAEDAVDLCYVKDCGRAIALLQLADRLNHRTYNVAAGRATSNAEIIAAIKKVVPDARVDLPTGGTGRASYLDITRIHQDTGYQPAYDTERAVTEYIAWLRAGNVR
- a CDS encoding M1 family metallopeptidase, encoding MSLRAKLTLGTATAASLLLLAGTATAAEPGAPGIGDPYYPNAGNGGYDVSHYDIRLNYQPANDNLSGTTTILAKSTQNLSRFNLDFLLKVSSVRVNNKVAQFSQSGGELVVDPRGTLHKGAHMTIVVTYSDTPSAYAVDGYTSWKRTPDGALAIDQPDIAPWWFPSNNHPTDKARFDVSVAVPTGVEVISNGIFNGTAQQINGWTRWRYRSLQPQATYLAFIAIGQFEIRQSTAPNGQPVLNAYSERLGADYNASVASIERTPEMTEFLETQFGPYPFEAQGGVVTPGIGFALENQTRSTYDTAFFRRGANTYVVAHEVAHQWFGDSVSVQGWKDIWLNEGFASYAEWLWSEHVGEGTVQENSDYIYNMYPADSPFWQVLPGDPGAPNQFHGAVYDRGALTVHALRGEIGDEAFFTLLKQWPSEKRNGNATTEEFIAFAEKLSGKQLDELFQTWLYTPVKPAAAPGAAGFAASAATLTEPKSFQKIQETHELLAGHHH
- the menE gene encoding o-succinylbenzoate--CoA ligase, which encodes MITVDRLRAALSGGPVSAAHPDLPLPPLQGWETEAALAVPTSGSTGEPKTVLLSAEALTASAELTHARLGGPGTWLLALPTTHIAGVQVLVRSLVAGAEPGVMDLATGFRASGFATAADAVLTAPGRHYTALVPTQLARLVAIDGPGLAAIREFDAVLIGGAATPPSLLERSRRLGVRVVTTYGMSETSGGCVYDGLPLDGVHVRLVDGRVEISGPVLALGYQGGERFGAWFRTGDLGQVRPDGTLEVLGRADDVIISGGENIAPARVERALTAQAGVREACVVGLADPEWGQVVAAAVVPDDPASPPDADELCAAVGEAIGRFAMPKRLIFVLELPQRGPGKVDRRAVANTFG
- the menD gene encoding 2-succinyl-5-enolpyruvyl-6-hydroxy-3-cyclohexene-1-carboxylic-acid synthase, with the translated sequence MNPSTAQATVLVDELIRNDVRHVVLSPGSRNAPLSFALHEAAAAGRLTLHVRIDERTAGFLALGLAKGGNEVTAVTCTSGTAVANLHPAMLEARHAGVPVIALTADRPVELYRTGASQTVDQQRIFGMDTLQFPIAECRENQNGMWRSLICRAVATAREQGPVHVNVPFREPLVPDRADDWPEALDGRPFDMPWTRVIPRTTTSLHPADHLGPRTLVIVGDSDHDLTELAERAGWPVAAEPTGHGLRHGGLLLNAGELPDHLRPQAVVVVGRATLSRGVLKLIARTPVVHALSDDLDWPDPQFTATHTSTDLALGEHEVDDDWLTAWQHADKAVADVVDGVLAKEPWPTGLHVARDLVAALPSGANLFLGSSNPIRDVDLVAAPRRDIQTYANRGVAGIDGSVSTAAGIALAQGPTYALIGDLTFLHDANGLIVGPHEPRPDLTVVVLNDDGGGIFTLLEQGAKEHEVAFERVFGTPHGVDLEALCNAHHVPHTLARTPDEFRRALGRPEGIRVVEIRAERNELRDLHTRLKGAVSSTFH
- a CDS encoding MarR family winged helix-turn-helix transcriptional regulator, which translates into the protein MAREDGPGPELRRNLVYLLKHAHFRMAELTARALTPYGIEGRELGVLLTLAGGEPMSQQQAAQRLGIDRTTMVALLDALEGKGLVSRHPDAEDRRRNVVELTDVGKDTLRRATEATDEAERAFLASLHPQAAQQLRDSLRTIVTQPD
- a CDS encoding 1,4-dihydroxy-2-naphthoyl-CoA synthase yields the protein MADQDVSELFDPTRWKLVEGFDFTDITYHRAVDQGTVRIAFDRPDVRNAFRPHTVDELYRALDHARMSSDVGCVLLTGNGPSTRDGGWAFCSGGDQRIRGRSGYQYASGETVDTVDPGRAGRLHILECQRLIRFMPKVVIAVVPGWAAGGGHSLHVVCDLTLASEEHAKFKQTDADVGSFDGGYGSAYLARQVGQKFAREIFFLGRTYSAEDMFKMGAVNAVVPHAELEATALEWAKEINGKSPTAQRMLKYAFNLIDDGLVGQQIFAGETTRLAYMTDEAVEGRDAFLQKRPPDWSDYPYYY
- a CDS encoding isochorismate synthase; amino-acid sequence: MTSAPASRTRERLRAHTRRAAGYDLLGRLPAPTGALSWVRDGSGLVGWGEAARFEASGPDRFAAADRWWREFTDELDVEDDLGVPGTGPVAFLSMAFSDRPGHSVLVVPEVVVGRRNGRSWTTTIGSGGRRRVEPVRRPSEVLYSDGQVSVTGYREAVRTAVERMRAGDLEKVVLAHDLLAVADVGIDHRFVLEGLARRYPECWVYAVDGLIGATPELLLRRSGSVVDSRVLAGTTWPHDGMSDDELAAALLSSGKNLGEHEYAVTSLVETLRPFCSTMSVDGPSVLRLPNVSHLSSDVIGTLNGTPSLLALGEALHPTAAVGGTPRAEAIAMIDELEGMDRGRYAGPVGWIDGNGDGELGIALRCAQVEGRTARLYAGCGLVAESDPDSEVREAHAKMLPFREALEGM
- a CDS encoding DUF3592 domain-containing protein, whose amino-acid sequence is MVDDAVRTGARPKARLLVSRSLLVFGAVVTLIGVILLAACWRDDLMIEKRLGKATAEVVSVSFQRTVVRFATQDGAVHSPAQGVLYPEGLEPGQLVRIEYDTADPEVARVAGRTATLALLPIGTFLLTLWVVLFPLVWWLRRGRKRSL
- a CDS encoding 1,4-dihydroxy-2-naphthoate polyprenyltransferase, giving the protein MATVAQWVSGTRPRTLPNSIAPVLVGAGAAHHIDGFNLTWSLLALAVAVALQVGVNYANDYSDGIRGTDANRVGPFRLVGSGAANPKSVRTAAFAALGVASVTGLVLIVLSGRYWMVAFGAVCVAAAWFYTGGRKPYGYSGFGELAVFLFFGPAAVLGTLYVQTGEITGIGIGGAIAMGAFSTGVMIANSLRDIPTDIQAGKRTLATTLGDKDSRRLYVALIAIPFLITPVLGLRVPLALIGLLALPLAILGARHVVMGRKGHDLIPVLRDTGLAMLVWGIAVPAALFLA